In a genomic window of Dehalococcoidia bacterium:
- a CDS encoding ketopantoate reductase family protein — protein MGFNKILVVGGGAIGGITAALLTRQGLNVIVLDADKEHIKRMNSGLEISGFREMTVPVKAMLPGDFVGAQNAGWADIVLLAVKGLHTENALKSVLPVISKTAPVVSLQNGINEETISKIVGVERTIACSITWGSTNKGPGQLMQTTDGGFIIGQWPTGKSKIVEDTASLLSKAFNTEISDNIIGDRWTKLLITVSFTGVGTTAGLTYGGVIENEAARKVALTVITETYDVGIKAGVKFADLMGVSPSIVLVRNKQDFEKASGLMEIGFANHKATKPSMWQDIEKGRKTEVDFVNGYVVRKGKEVGLKTPANEMVTRVIKEIEDGKRKPSLENLKEFNSITAYIK, from the coding sequence ATGGGATTCAATAAGATTTTAGTGGTCGGCGGCGGCGCCATCGGCGGCATCACCGCAGCGCTGCTGACCAGGCAAGGCCTGAACGTGATAGTGCTGGACGCCGACAAAGAGCACATCAAGCGGATGAACAGCGGCCTTGAGATAAGCGGCTTCAGAGAGATGACTGTACCGGTCAAGGCTATGCTGCCCGGCGACTTCGTCGGCGCACAAAACGCCGGCTGGGCCGATATCGTCCTGCTGGCGGTCAAGGGACTGCATACTGAAAATGCGCTGAAATCCGTATTACCCGTGATATCAAAGACCGCCCCGGTCGTCTCTCTGCAAAACGGTATAAATGAGGAGACCATCTCCAAAATCGTCGGCGTTGAGCGCACCATCGCCTGCAGCATCACCTGGGGAAGCACCAATAAAGGGCCGGGCCAGCTGATGCAGACCACCGACGGCGGGTTCATCATCGGCCAGTGGCCGACCGGTAAGAGCAAAATAGTGGAAGATACGGCCTCCCTGCTTTCCAAAGCCTTCAATACCGAGATTTCCGACAATATCATCGGGGACCGCTGGACCAAGCTGCTGATCACCGTCTCATTTACCGGTGTCGGCACGACGGCGGGACTGACCTACGGAGGCGTGATCGAAAATGAGGCCGCCCGCAAGGTGGCGCTGACCGTGATCACCGAGACCTATGATGTGGGCATCAAAGCGGGCGTTAAGTTCGCCGACCTGATGGGCGTCTCCCCATCCATCGTCCTGGTACGCAACAAGCAGGACTTTGAAAAGGCGTCCGGATTAATGGAGATCGGGTTCGCCAACCACAAGGCCACCAAACCCTCCATGTGGCAGGATATCGAAAAAGGGCGCAAAACCGAGGTGGATTTCGTCAACGGATACGTTGTCAGAAAGGGCAAAGAGGTCGGCTTGAAAACGCCGGCCAACGAGATGGTGACCAGAGTGATAAAGGAGATAGAGGACGGTAAAAGGAAGCCCTCCCTGGAGAACCTTAAAGAATTCAACAGCATCACGGCTTATATTAAATAA
- a CDS encoding radical SAM protein → MISISRLLCGTVSPGDSLRYRDSQQAQKVADTGPVVVWNCTRQCNLHCIHCYAGSSSQAETPSMNTKQGMQFIDDLAEFNVPVILFSGGEPLLRDDLFDLAGYAARRGLRIALSTNGTLIDAQTADKIRETGFAEVGISLDGTSSTNDRFRGRDGAYRQALEGIRACVARGIRVSLRLTITKYNHTEIPDMFSLIEQENINRVCFYHLAYSGRGDSLREQDLTHSEKRRVLDMICDRTLEMHRRGHPREVLTVGNHADGVYLYLRAQEQGHEGAGRIRELLKMNGGNNSGIRIGAVDDKGDVHPDQFWQSYSPGNVLERKFGDIWMDMSQPVMKGLKNRKHLLKGRCARCAHLDLCNGNLRVRAEAVHGDMWAEDPACYLSDREIGLTK, encoded by the coding sequence ATGATATCGATATCCCGCCTGCTCTGCGGCACAGTAAGCCCCGGTGACAGCCTTCGCTATCGGGACTCCCAACAGGCTCAGAAGGTCGCAGATACCGGACCGGTGGTGGTGTGGAATTGCACCCGTCAGTGCAACCTCCACTGTATCCACTGCTATGCCGGCTCCAGCAGCCAGGCAGAGACACCCTCCATGAACACGAAGCAGGGCATGCAGTTCATCGATGATCTCGCTGAATTCAACGTCCCGGTCATCCTCTTCTCGGGCGGTGAACCCCTGCTGAGAGACGATCTTTTCGACCTGGCGGGGTACGCGGCAAGACGGGGCCTGCGCATAGCCCTATCCACCAACGGCACACTGATAGATGCCCAGACCGCGGACAAGATCAGGGAGACAGGTTTCGCAGAGGTAGGCATCAGCCTAGACGGCACAAGCTCAACCAACGACCGTTTCCGCGGCAGGGACGGCGCCTACCGGCAGGCCCTCGAAGGCATCCGCGCATGCGTGGCCAGGGGCATCAGGGTGTCCCTCAGGCTGACCATTACTAAATACAACCATACCGAAATACCTGACATGTTCTCGCTGATAGAACAGGAGAACATTAACCGTGTCTGTTTCTATCACCTGGCATACTCCGGAAGGGGTGACAGCCTGCGTGAACAGGACCTCACGCATTCCGAAAAGCGCAGGGTTCTGGATATGATCTGTGACCGTACACTCGAGATGCACAGGCGCGGACACCCCAGGGAGGTACTAACGGTGGGCAACCATGCGGACGGGGTATACCTGTACCTGAGGGCGCAAGAGCAAGGACACGAAGGCGCCGGACGAATACGGGAGCTGCTCAAAATGAACGGGGGCAACAACTCGGGGATAAGAATAGGGGCCGTGGACGATAAAGGAGACGTCCACCCGGACCAGTTCTGGCAGAGCTATTCGCCAGGCAACGTTTTAGAGCGTAAGTTCGGCGACATCTGGATGGACATGTCCCAGCCCGTGATGAAGGGCCTGAAAAACCGCAAGCATCTGCTTAAAGGGCGCTGTGCCCGCTGCGCGCATCTCGACCTGTGCAACGGCAACCTCCGCGTACGAGCTGAGGCCGTGCACGGAGACATGTGGGCCGAAGACCCGGCCTGTTACCTCAGCGACAGGGAGATCGGTTTAACGAAATGA
- a CDS encoding bifunctional precorrin-2 dehydrogenase/sirohydrochlorin ferrochelatase, which translates to MAIYYPVYLNLQGRKCLIAGGGQVALRKAAALLEHGAEITVISPRICAGLRKLESEGMIKAVNRYYRAGDMKGVSIAIVATSNRKINRSAAEEAKKRRVPVNVVDDPMLSDFIVPSILRRGDLSIAVSTSAKSPALARKIRSRLEGAFGSEYASLVTLIEKVRRRVKKQGLKVSSSDWQRTIDIDSMIALIREGRVEEAEQDLIEKLRKCAK; encoded by the coding sequence ATGGCGATATATTATCCGGTCTATCTCAACCTGCAGGGCAGGAAATGCCTTATCGCAGGCGGGGGTCAGGTCGCCTTGCGCAAGGCTGCCGCGCTGCTGGAACACGGCGCCGAGATCACCGTCATCAGCCCCCGGATATGCGCCGGTCTGCGCAAGCTTGAGAGCGAAGGTATGATAAAAGCCGTAAACAGATACTATCGCGCAGGCGATATGAAAGGCGTATCCATCGCCATCGTCGCCACCAGCAATCGCAAAATAAACCGCAGCGCTGCTGAGGAAGCTAAAAAACGCAGAGTGCCGGTCAATGTGGTGGATGATCCCATGCTGTCGGATTTCATCGTCCCCTCCATCCTGCGCAGGGGCGATCTCTCGATCGCTGTCTCGACCTCCGCCAAAAGCCCCGCGCTGGCGCGCAAGATCCGCAGCAGGCTGGAAGGCGCATTCGGCAGTGAATATGCGTCCCTGGTCACTTTAATCGAGAAGGTCCGCCGCCGCGTCAAAAAACAGGGACTGAAAGTGAGCAGCAGCGACTGGCAACGGACCATCGATATCGACTCAATGATCGCGCTCATCAGGGAAGGACGCGTCGAAGAGGCGGAGCAAGATTTGATAGAGAAGCTCAGGAAATGCGCAAAATGA
- a CDS encoding helix-turn-helix domain-containing protein has product MSKTDLIGISEASQILGVNEATLRQWTDEGKLSAFVTPGGHRRYSKSDLRKLTRSGQKVLGIRDLVNELEDTTPRHREIARGFFDRSPQAVKPCEEHQRQLAELGRHLLNLTARYVSEPARREESLSAARDTGRGFGRLLAEMGMPLTEATEAFLMHRELIMQASASLAGKREARGGRIAGAIPLANRLIDVTLVAMIDEHQKYTGSGARQA; this is encoded by the coding sequence ATGAGTAAAACAGACCTGATCGGTATAAGTGAAGCCAGCCAGATACTCGGGGTCAACGAAGCCACGCTGCGCCAGTGGACTGACGAGGGCAAGCTCAGCGCGTTCGTGACGCCGGGCGGACACAGGCGCTACTCGAAATCGGACCTGCGAAAGCTCACCCGCTCCGGCCAGAAAGTGCTGGGCATCAGAGACCTTGTGAACGAGTTGGAAGATACCACGCCCCGTCACAGGGAGATTGCGCGCGGCTTCTTCGACAGGTCTCCTCAAGCTGTGAAACCTTGCGAGGAGCATCAGCGTCAACTGGCCGAACTGGGCCGCCATTTGCTCAACCTGACAGCCAGATATGTCAGCGAGCCCGCCAGAAGGGAGGAATCTCTGTCTGCTGCCCGCGATACGGGCAGGGGCTTCGGCCGCCTGCTGGCCGAGATGGGGATGCCGCTGACCGAGGCGACGGAGGCTTTCCTTATGCACCGTGAGCTGATCATGCAGGCGTCAGCCAGCCTCGCAGGAAAGCGCGAGGCCCGTGGCGGGCGCATCGCAGGTGCCATACCGCTTGCCAACCGCTTGATCGATGTAACTCTCGTTGCCATGATAGACGAACACCAGAAGTATACAGGCAGTGGAGCAAGACAGGCATGA
- the hemA gene encoding glutamyl-tRNA reductase, whose translation MHVSLAGINHRTAPVEVREKAAIGPDDLPAYRHLLRRNLQHGVILSTCNRTEVYATGSQVGDLEQACVDFLGKSMGLTESTAPYLYVMSDRVALEHLLNVSCGLDSMVIGEYEVLGQVGQALIEAEKSGTINLPLRHIFESAISTGRRARNETCISRNPLSISSIAVNKALDIVDDIGRCKIVIIGAGEAGRLALRVASSRGAADIAVVSRTLERAVRITGTCGGRPVGPGKLAVEMRSADIVIACAASPHPVLRHRQVSDVMSERPQLPLIIIDIALPRNVEPDVGSIDNVHLHNIADLTELADNHRQERESEVAAVKGIIAEEMEILMKWWQAYSTRPVIKSLMGRAEKIRAAQYHNFMKKMASLTEEEKLHVDLLTRSIVDKILRDPIMYLKEGGSAERIDIINRLFGLNDGKDL comes from the coding sequence ATGCATGTTAGCCTGGCCGGCATAAACCACCGCACGGCGCCCGTCGAGGTGCGCGAAAAGGCTGCCATCGGCCCGGACGACCTGCCTGCATATCGTCATCTTCTGCGGCGCAATTTACAGCACGGCGTCATCCTTTCAACATGCAACCGCACGGAGGTGTATGCCACGGGCAGCCAAGTTGGAGACCTTGAGCAGGCCTGCGTCGATTTCCTGGGCAAAAGCATGGGCCTGACGGAGAGCACTGCCCCCTATCTCTACGTTATGAGCGACCGGGTCGCGCTGGAACACCTTCTCAACGTGTCCTGCGGCCTGGATTCAATGGTTATCGGCGAATACGAGGTGCTGGGCCAGGTTGGGCAGGCGCTGATAGAGGCAGAGAAATCGGGCACGATTAACCTGCCCCTGCGGCATATCTTCGAGAGCGCTATAAGCACCGGCAGGCGAGCCCGCAACGAGACGTGCATCAGCCGAAATCCGCTGTCCATCAGTTCAATAGCGGTCAACAAAGCCCTGGATATCGTGGATGATATCGGCAGATGTAAGATCGTTATCATAGGGGCGGGCGAAGCAGGCAGGCTGGCCCTGAGGGTGGCCAGCAGCAGGGGGGCCGCGGATATTGCGGTCGTCAGCAGAACGCTGGAGCGCGCAGTACGGATAACAGGCACTTGCGGCGGACGTCCTGTCGGCCCGGGTAAGCTGGCGGTGGAGATGCGTAGCGCCGACATCGTTATCGCCTGCGCGGCATCGCCCCACCCGGTGCTTCGTCACAGGCAGGTGAGCGACGTTATGAGCGAAAGGCCGCAACTACCCCTGATCATCATAGATATCGCACTGCCGCGCAACGTCGAGCCGGATGTCGGCAGCATCGACAACGTGCATCTCCACAATATAGCCGACCTTACCGAGCTGGCGGACAACCATCGCCAGGAGAGGGAATCGGAGGTGGCAGCCGTCAAGGGGATCATAGCCGAAGAAATGGAAATACTCATGAAATGGTGGCAGGCATACAGCACCCGACCGGTTATAAAGTCCCTGATGGGCAGGGCCGAGAAGATCCGTGCGGCACAATACCATAATTTCATGAAAAAAATGGCGTCTCTGACGGAGGAAGAGAAACTGCACGTCGACCTGCTCACCAGGTCGATCGTGGACAAGATATTGAGGGACCCCATAATGTATCTCAAAGAAGGCGGGAGCGCGGAACGGATAGATATAATCAACCGTCTTTTTGGACTGAACGATGGAAAGGACCTGTGA
- a CDS encoding APC family permease, giving the protein MTEETQQGQGILRKELTLVLLIFLMIGLNIGGSLFTLTNVAAGLTGPSLIIAQIISALPVFLAIIPYMLLTSIAPKSAASYQYGKLASYPMAVAGVMVLLVAMPLGGLPLFAITNGRFIMMLFPDAPAMVPGLGISWVVLIALITITLFYIINIIGIKPAALVQFAMVFLLISALLAFIFGGLPQIEWSNFSNMFTGNLKFPGMAPALGQTVGLIAAAAICYTLLAGGLFGIELGDEVKKAGVTIPRGLLIAILGAFLLTWFVEIVAIGVMNWEQFAASKDLGAACKLIFGAGSFWFYFFIIGGAVMACISTVHAVMTIAGRYVMAYAKDGFFPKFMANINKQWGTPHWGLTLPWALSVIMLLLAGESLGIYGAMLNFGMLWMVTLVLIAAARLHKTHPEEYKLSQFKFKPGWVSFTAIAAAVLNVLFMLLLVVFLLMQKVTWPIILFVIAIIVGLGLYYIQKARKKVIPATLL; this is encoded by the coding sequence ATGACAGAAGAAACACAGCAAGGTCAAGGCATACTCAGAAAAGAGCTCACACTGGTACTGCTGATCTTTCTCATGATCGGCCTGAACATCGGCGGCTCTCTTTTCACACTGACCAATGTCGCTGCGGGCCTGACCGGCCCATCGCTCATCATCGCGCAGATCATCTCCGCCCTACCCGTCTTCCTGGCCATCATACCCTACATGCTGCTGACTTCCATCGCGCCCAAGTCGGCGGCCAGTTATCAATACGGCAAACTCGCCTCCTACCCCATGGCAGTAGCGGGCGTGATGGTGCTGTTGGTGGCCATGCCGCTGGGCGGCCTGCCCCTCTTCGCCATCACCAACGGGCGCTTCATCATGATGCTTTTCCCGGATGCGCCCGCCATGGTGCCCGGCCTGGGCATCTCCTGGGTCGTATTGATCGCACTGATCACCATCACTCTTTTCTATATCATCAATATAATCGGTATCAAGCCCGCCGCCCTGGTGCAGTTCGCCATGGTATTTCTGCTGATCTCCGCGCTGCTGGCGTTCATTTTCGGCGGCCTCCCCCAGATCGAATGGTCGAACTTTTCTAATATGTTCACGGGCAATCTGAAATTCCCCGGCATGGCGCCGGCGCTGGGACAGACGGTAGGATTGATAGCGGCCGCGGCCATCTGCTACACACTGCTGGCCGGAGGACTGTTCGGCATCGAGCTTGGAGATGAAGTCAAAAAGGCCGGCGTTACAATACCCAGAGGATTGCTCATCGCCATACTCGGCGCATTCCTGCTGACCTGGTTTGTCGAGATAGTCGCCATCGGAGTCATGAACTGGGAACAGTTTGCAGCATCCAAGGACCTGGGCGCCGCGTGCAAACTGATCTTCGGCGCCGGTTCGTTCTGGTTCTATTTCTTCATCATCGGCGGCGCCGTGATGGCCTGTATCTCCACGGTGCATGCGGTGATGACTATCGCCGGACGCTACGTCATGGCCTACGCCAAGGACGGCTTCTTCCCCAAATTTATGGCAAATATCAACAAGCAGTGGGGCACGCCCCACTGGGGACTCACCCTGCCCTGGGCATTAAGTGTAATCATGCTCCTGCTGGCCGGCGAGAGCCTCGGCATCTACGGGGCTATGCTCAACTTCGGCATGCTGTGGATGGTCACACTGGTGCTGATCGCAGCCGCCCGGCTGCACAAGACGCATCCCGAGGAGTACAAGCTGTCGCAATTCAAATTCAAGCCGGGCTGGGTTTCATTCACGGCCATCGCTGCCGCCGTGTTAAACGTGCTCTTCATGCTGCTGCTGGTCGTCTTCCTGCTGATGCAGAAGGTCACCTGGCCGATTATACTGTTCGTCATCGCCATCATCGTCGGACTGGGCCTCTACTACATTCAAAAAGCGAGAAAGAAGGTCATACCGGCAACGCTGCTATAG
- a CDS encoding 3-hydroxyacyl-CoA dehydrogenase family protein → MPGTKRIAVIGAGVMGPGIAISFARHGYSVSLADIDPAALERAATSINSMARLFGDRTAPGRRGGKDIAAGISLTSSIEEAAGKADFIVEAVKEELPVKSRVFADLEKVCPPHAILASNSSTLSIDNIAEKVSRKERTILTHFVNPPEVMPVVEVARGSATSDKTFVDTVDLIQTIGKRPIICDRVVPGYLVNSFNMAIMAAALDFLGNGVATLEEIDFAFTRGLGPRLSIMGPFKTMDLIGLDLIWQAVLSFDPNAHSDPRAARLSELVQAGHFGMKTGKGFYDYGGRSRDEVMQEIDRQLLDIVSNRPAGTKGGTHTHGIQ, encoded by the coding sequence ATGCCCGGAACTAAACGTATTGCCGTCATCGGGGCGGGCGTAATGGGCCCGGGTATCGCCATATCCTTCGCCCGCCACGGTTACTCTGTTTCACTGGCCGACATCGATCCCGCGGCACTGGAGCGCGCTGCGACCAGCATCAATTCGATGGCGCGTCTGTTCGGTGACAGAACAGCTCCGGGCAGGCGCGGTGGTAAAGATATCGCGGCCGGGATTAGCCTGACATCATCGATAGAGGAGGCCGCAGGTAAAGCCGACTTCATCGTAGAGGCTGTCAAGGAGGAGTTGCCCGTTAAAAGCCGCGTGTTCGCCGACCTGGAGAAGGTCTGCCCGCCGCATGCCATTCTGGCCAGCAATTCCTCGACGCTCTCCATCGACAACATAGCTGAAAAGGTCTCTCGCAAAGAAAGGACTATCCTGACACACTTCGTCAATCCTCCGGAGGTCATGCCGGTAGTGGAAGTGGCGCGCGGCAGTGCTACCTCAGATAAAACATTCGTGGATACCGTTGACCTGATTCAGACCATCGGCAAACGTCCCATCATCTGCGACAGGGTAGTGCCCGGCTACCTGGTCAACTCGTTCAACATGGCCATCATGGCTGCAGCGCTCGATTTTCTGGGGAACGGGGTGGCCACCCTGGAGGAGATCGATTTCGCCTTTACCCGGGGCCTGGGCCCACGTCTGTCTATAATGGGACCTTTCAAGACTATGGACCTGATCGGCCTGGACCTCATCTGGCAGGCCGTTCTCAGCTTTGATCCCAACGCCCACAGCGACCCGCGCGCAGCCCGCCTCAGCGAACTGGTGCAGGCAGGCCACTTCGGCATGAAAACGGGTAAGGGATTCTACGATTACGGCGGGCGCAGTCGTGACGAAGTCATGCAGGAGATCGACCGTCAACTGCTGGATATCGTGTCTAACCGTCCCGCGGGGACAAAAGGAGGTACACACACCCATGGGATTCAATAA
- a CDS encoding 3-keto-5-aminohexanoate cleavage protein — MTKKLIIQVAPFGSNTLHEKTPNLPNLGKRTPYLPITPEEVAEEALRSYNAGATLCHIHARDPIHMLATPDIKVWGDVVARIREKCPILIEAGGGIGAWVDTTTWQIIPASEEQKLALLDIKPEPDMLTLNMGTFDMSIGKYGFSTFSNTPPFQRKIIKGILERGWGMELEIWDVSHLYNTMALCEEGVFDKNMVFHIDYPLGVAGGQPATAKQLMYISEEGKRMFPNSKWQALGIGKDEFPMITMAMLLGADSVRVGLEDNIYISHGELAKSNAELVEKAVRIARELDFEIATVEEARELLHLKKK, encoded by the coding sequence ATGACAAAGAAGTTGATTATCCAGGTGGCGCCTTTCGGTTCAAACACGCTACATGAAAAAACACCTAACCTTCCCAACCTGGGCAAAAGGACCCCTTACCTGCCGATTACACCTGAAGAGGTCGCAGAGGAGGCTCTTCGCTCGTATAATGCGGGTGCAACCCTGTGCCATATCCACGCCAGGGATCCCATACACATGCTGGCCACTCCTGATATCAAGGTCTGGGGCGATGTGGTAGCACGCATACGGGAAAAGTGCCCGATATTAATCGAGGCCGGCGGCGGCATCGGCGCCTGGGTGGATACGACCACATGGCAGATCATCCCGGCATCCGAAGAACAGAAACTGGCACTGCTGGATATCAAGCCCGAGCCGGATATGCTTACGCTCAATATGGGCACGTTTGATATGTCGATCGGCAAGTACGGTTTTTCCACTTTCAGCAATACACCACCCTTCCAGAGGAAGATCATCAAGGGCATCCTGGAAAGGGGCTGGGGCATGGAACTGGAGATCTGGGACGTAAGCCACCTGTACAATACCATGGCGCTCTGCGAAGAAGGGGTATTCGATAAAAATATGGTCTTCCACATCGATTATCCTCTGGGTGTAGCCGGCGGACAGCCTGCTACGGCCAAACAGCTTATGTATATCTCGGAAGAGGGCAAGAGGATGTTCCCCAATTCCAAGTGGCAGGCCCTTGGCATCGGCAAGGATGAGTTCCCCATGATCACAATGGCTATGCTTTTGGGCGCCGATAGCGTTCGGGTCGGTCTCGAAGATAACATCTATATCTCGCATGGCGAACTGGCTAAATCCAACGCTGAGCTGGTTGAAAAAGCGGTCAGAATCGCACGCGAGCTGGATTTCGAGATCGCGACCGTGGAAGAAGCCAGGGAATTGCTGCATCTCAAGAAAAAATAA
- a CDS encoding radical SAM protein, which produces MSADPSHSSLIEPQLQLVAWEITRSCNLHCAHCRASSSSEEYSGELSSEEALHLVDQIREAGNPIIILTGGEPLMRTDVYSIAEYAKSKGLRVVMGSNGTLVTPQVAARLKASGLSRVSVSLDFPTAEKQDKFRGQQGAFEAALSGIRSIRKSGIEVQINCTLTRLNIACLNDLLSLALHEGAVAFHPFFLVPTGRGKGLSDVELSAGEYESALNWIYDKQLELGDKIFFKPTDAPHYLRILSQRGASPATGRHHGGADSVSRGCMAGSGFCFISHTGRVQGCGYLDLEAGNIRNQPFGDIWRDSPLFKQLRDLSAIKGKCGACEYKRICGGCRARALETTGDHLESEPYCIYQPRSATGERVNAE; this is translated from the coding sequence ATGAGCGCCGACCCGTCACATTCAAGCTTGATTGAACCGCAGTTGCAGCTCGTGGCATGGGAGATCACACGTTCGTGCAACCTGCACTGCGCACACTGCCGAGCCTCTTCCTCCTCAGAGGAATACAGTGGCGAGCTTTCCAGCGAAGAAGCGCTCCATCTGGTAGATCAGATCAGGGAAGCCGGCAACCCAATCATCATACTCACCGGCGGTGAGCCGCTGATGCGCACGGACGTGTATTCCATAGCCGAATATGCAAAGAGCAAGGGCCTGCGCGTGGTCATGGGCAGCAACGGGACGCTGGTCACACCTCAGGTCGCAGCCCGTCTGAAAGCCTCGGGGCTCTCGCGCGTCTCGGTCAGCCTGGATTTCCCCACAGCGGAGAAGCAGGACAAATTCCGCGGGCAGCAGGGCGCATTTGAGGCGGCCCTGTCCGGCATCCGCAGCATTCGCAAGTCGGGCATTGAGGTGCAGATCAACTGCACCCTGACCAGGCTGAACATCGCCTGTCTGAACGATCTGCTATCCCTGGCGCTGCATGAGGGGGCGGTAGCCTTCCACCCCTTTTTCCTGGTGCCCACAGGCAGGGGCAAGGGTCTGAGTGACGTTGAACTGAGCGCCGGGGAATACGAGAGCGCTTTAAACTGGATATACGACAAGCAGCTTGAGCTGGGGGATAAAATATTCTTCAAACCGACCGACGCGCCGCATTACCTGCGCATATTGAGCCAACGCGGCGCTTCGCCTGCAACAGGCCGTCATCACGGCGGTGCGGATTCGGTCAGCCGCGGATGTATGGCCGGCAGCGGATTCTGCTTTATATCTCACACAGGCCGTGTGCAGGGATGCGGCTACCTGGATCTCGAGGCCGGCAATATCAGGAACCAGCCGTTCGGCGATATATGGCGCGATTCCCCTCTGTTCAAACAGCTGCGCGACCTCAGCGCCATCAAGGGTAAATGCGGGGCCTGCGAATATAAGCGGATCTGCGGCGGCTGCCGGGCCCGCGCCCTTGAGACCACGGGCGATCATCTGGAGTCCGAGCCGTATTGCATATATCAGCCGCGCAGCGCAACAGGAGAACGCGTAAATGCCGAATAG
- a CDS encoding MFS transporter, which yields MDSKPALKRYQLSSSSRMYIFVLLFLLYFFDYVDRTVVTSLFPFIQRDWGISDAECGMLVSAVYWSILIFTFPVSILVDRWSRKKTIGLMGVFWSLATAACAFMPNFKALFGARTAIGIGEAGYAPGGSAMISGLYPEEKRARMFGIWNASIPLGSAVGIALGGIIAKSLGWQHAFGLVAIPGLIVAIMFFFVKDYKTVELVKTVDEGKGAGKKKMSFGDISREFLQTPSLWFTYLGFAAVVFVTTSIITWLPTYFYRAGGIAEDQAGLRASAIMALAIIGAPLGGFLADLWYRKDLRARLLFCAISILLTAVFVYLAFSFLEGMSQYLMLLLVGIAITSFIPAALAVCQDVVHAGLRATSVALAVVIQHLLGSSLGPIVTGAFSDAYGIHTAMTFLPIYLIVAAALFFVGSFFYKKDYAKVEKIELQMES from the coding sequence ATGGATAGTAAGCCGGCTTTAAAGCGATACCAGTTATCGTCATCTTCCCGCATGTACATATTCGTCCTGCTCTTCCTGCTTTATTTCTTCGACTACGTCGACCGCACTGTGGTCACCTCCCTCTTCCCTTTTATACAGAGGGATTGGGGTATCTCGGATGCTGAGTGCGGCATGCTGGTATCCGCGGTCTACTGGTCCATCCTCATCTTCACCTTCCCTGTTTCCATACTGGTCGACCGCTGGAGCCGCAAGAAGACTATCGGATTGATGGGCGTGTTCTGGAGCCTGGCTACGGCGGCCTGCGCCTTCATGCCCAACTTCAAAGCACTCTTCGGCGCCAGGACCGCGATCGGCATCGGAGAGGCGGGCTATGCGCCCGGCGGATCCGCCATGATATCAGGGCTTTACCCCGAGGAGAAGCGTGCCCGCATGTTCGGCATCTGGAACGCCTCCATACCGCTGGGCAGCGCGGTTGGCATCGCCCTGGGCGGCATTATCGCCAAGTCACTGGGATGGCAACACGCCTTCGGCCTGGTGGCCATACCCGGCCTGATCGTGGCCATCATGTTTTTCTTCGTGAAGGACTACAAAACCGTGGAGCTGGTCAAAACGGTGGACGAAGGCAAGGGCGCAGGCAAGAAGAAAATGAGCTTCGGCGATATCAGCAGGGAGTTCCTTCAGACTCCCAGCCTGTGGTTCACATACCTTGGATTCGCCGCCGTCGTATTCGTTACCACCTCGATCATCACCTGGCTGCCGACCTACTTTTATCGTGCCGGTGGTATCGCGGAGGACCAGGCCGGCCTGCGTGCCAGCGCGATCATGGCGCTGGCAATCATCGGGGCGCCGCTGGGCGGCTTCCTAGCCGATCTGTGGTACAGGAAAGACCTGAGAGCCCGGCTGCTGTTCTGCGCCATATCCATACTGCTGACGGCGGTATTCGTTTATCTGGCATTTTCATTTCTCGAAGGAATGAGCCAGTACCTCATGCTGCTGCTGGTAGGTATCGCCATCACAAGCTTTATCCCTGCCGCGCTGGCCGTCTGCCAGGACGTGGTGCACGCCGGGCTGCGAGCCACTTCCGTGGCCCTGGCGGTTGTCATCCAGCACCTGCTTGGCTCATCGCTTGGCCCCATAGTAACAGGGGCCTTTTCCGACGCCTACGGCATACACACGGCCATGACATTTTTGCCCATTTATCTGATCGTCGCCGCGGCTCTCTTCTTCGTCGGCTCTTTCTTCTACAAGAAAGACTACGCCAAGGTGGAGAAAATAGAGCTCCAGATGGAATCCTGA